A single genomic interval of Schistocerca americana isolate TAMUIC-IGC-003095 chromosome 2, iqSchAmer2.1, whole genome shotgun sequence harbors:
- the LOC124594384 gene encoding piggyBac transposable element-derived protein 3-like yields the protein MFSTVLPEGRQGNMLSFCIHRKRCTLMELLDMLESKDEEIPNTGVNVTLRPPLNSTDDVTDEDSGAEENPSVDKLPASQLNATALCDLAIFTNGNAVNATRKQSFTSDVPGPSSSTKTATITTTTANKPAKLSKNEVQNLKKYNWRSGEIVNPTPVWSLMFTVGMKKGRTPLEYFQQFFDNEVLLMMVTYTNQYAAKRNRLGDCSENEMLVFIAILLLRGYVTVSHRKMYWQSDEDSHNDLVTNAMSRDRFDFIFSNLHVCNSDNLDKSDRFGKSAHYCVC from the coding sequence atgttttcaactgtccttccagaaggacgtcagggtaatatgttgtcattttgtattcacagaaaacgatgtacactgatggaacttttggacatgttagaatcaaaagatgaggaaatacctaatactggtgtcaATGTAACATTACGCCCTcctctaaattcaactgatgacgtaacagatgaagattctggtgctgaagaaaatccaagtgtagataaattaccagcaagtcagctcaatgcTACTGCGCTTTGTGATTTGGCCATTTTTACCAATGGTAATGCTGTGAATGCAACAAGGAAACAATCCTTCACCTCTGATGTTCCAGGACCCTCCAGcagtacaaaaacagcaacaataacaacaacaaccgcaaacaAACCAGCAAAGCTATCGAAGAATGAAGTTCAAAACCTCAAGAAATATAACTGGAGAAGTGGTGAAATTGTTAATCCAACACCTGTATGGTCTCTAATGTTCACAGTTGGAATGAAGAAAGGGCGAACACCGCTTGAATATTTCCAACAGTTTTTTGATAATGAAGTGCTTCTAATGATGGTCACATACACAAATCAGTACGCAGCCAAGAGAAATAGACTAGGTGATTGTTCAGAAAATGAGATGTTGGTGTTTATTGCAATACTTCTCCTAAGGGGATATGTAACAGTGTCACACAGAAAGATGTACTGGCAATCAGATGAAGACAGTCACAACGACCTCGTAACAAATGCCATGTCCAGAGATCGATTTGACTTCATCTTTtccaatttgcatgtatgcaacaGTGATAATTTAGATAAATCAGACCGTTTTGGAAAATCCGCCCATTACTGTGTATGCTGA